One genomic segment of Impatiens glandulifera chromosome 6, dImpGla2.1, whole genome shotgun sequence includes these proteins:
- the LOC124942434 gene encoding uncharacterized protein LOC124942434 — MYDVFLFLLSIFLDDLHPLINNIKFIIHQAKIGGPVQYRWMYPFERFLKSVKNKVKNKARIEASICNAYILEEISTFASYYFESNVNCKQRQPPRNTEGSVNINEQPISIFNYLGRGSGGSKRFLTSKETLVAHTYVLLNCPEVDSYYRTFCTMNVGVDLEEIDCQFSSWFRSKVLQDQRGVIDKELSYFISFGPKTPTTRYSTYFINGYVWRAGDYGSNKSTMNSGICVHANDSDYYGLLEEIIELEYPGPCLHVVLFKCLWFDPIRGTRVNDTYRLIEVNMNRTYTKYDPFVLAQQAIQVYYSNYPTPTNDRNSSWMAVCKTKARAKIEDIWTNEVVYQNEYPTIELYIPLNIPLYDVNDLSDPNVLNGELDGLEETGLHGSGAEGSEDRESDSDISTNGEVEDREDEEQSGDDIF; from the exons ATGTATGAtgtatttctctttcttctatCCATATTCTTAGATGATCTTCATCCTTTGATCAACAATATCAAGTTCATAATACACCaag CCAAAATAGGAGGTCCTGTACAATACAGATGGATGTATCCCTTCGAGAG GTTTTTGAAGAGTGTGAAGAATAAGGTGAAAAATAAAGCTAGGATTGAAGCATCCATATGCAATGCCTATATTCTTGAAGAAATATCAACATTTGcttcatattattttgaatcgAATGTAAATTGCAAACAAAGACAACCTCCGAGGAACACCGAAGGGTCAGTGAACATAAATGAACAaccaatttcaattttcaattacTTAGGACGTGGAAGTGGTGGTTCAAAGAGATTTCTAACTAGCAAAGAAACATTAGTGGCTCACACGTATGTCCTACTAAATTGTCCGGAGGTGGATTCATATTATAG AACTTTTTGCACCATGAATGTTGGAGTCGATCTTGAAGAAATAGATTGTCAATTCTCATCATGGTTTCGGTCAAAG GTTTTACAAGATCAAAGGGGGGTTATTGATAAAGAACTATCTTATTTCATATCATTTGGTCCCAAGACTCCAACAACTAGATATTCAACATACTTCATTAATGGTTATGTGTGGAGGGCTGGTGATTACGGATCTAATAAATCAACCATGAATAGTGGTATTTGCGTTCATGCAAATGATTCTGATTATTATGGGCTTTTGGAGGAGATTATTGAATTAGAATATCCTGGTCCATGCTTACATGTAGTTCTATTCAAATGTTTATGGTTTGATCCTATTAGAGGTACTAGAGTTAATGACACATATAGACTGATTGAGGTGAACATGAATCGTACATATACTAAATACGATCCATTTGTTCTTGCTCAACAAGCTATACAAGTGTACTATTCGAACTATCCAACCCCAACGAATGATCGTAATTCATCATGGATGGCTGTTTGTAAAACAAAAGCAAGAGCAAAGATAGAGGACATATGGACAAATGAAGTGGTGTATCAAAATGAGTATCCTACCATAGAATTGTATATTCCCCTAAATATTCCCTTGTATGATGTCAATGATTTGAGTGATCCAAATGTTTTAAATGGTGAGTTAGATGGATTAGAGGAAACTGGATTACATGGAAGTGGTGCAGAGGGAAGTGAAGATCGAGAAAGTGATTCAGATATAAGTACAAATGGAGAAGTTGAAGATAGAGAAGACGAAGAACAATCAGGAGATGACATATTTTAA
- the LOC124943750 gene encoding uncharacterized protein LOC124943750, with protein sequence MSMDVQNYRRYGLVIKKILKLKNSICSIFDIRIGDGRGTLFWHDPWFENKPLISRDEFRGLKIRRDCAAATVHNIHNGLWVSVITRVLEGKRAIGHLNGLNICNMADVYLWKAEENGKIKSSAIWNVIRERGQIVSWASLVWSLKIIPRHRFILWLAFRGRLSTRDRILAYMDIPDANCVLSSGFAESIDHLLGGCFFALGLFGIFLLYSWEL encoded by the coding sequence ATGAGTATGGACGTGCAAAATTACCGACGATATGGCTTGGTCATTAAAAAGATATTGAAGCTCAAAAACAGCATTTGTTCGATATTTGACATCCGAATTGGTGATGGGCGTGGCACTCTGTTTTGGCACGACCCATGGTTCGAAAACAAACCATTGATTAGTAGAGACGAATTCCGAGGCCTAAAGATCCGGAGGGATTGTGCGGCTGCCACGGTTCATAACATTCATAACGGACTTTGGGTTTCGGTTATTACTAGAGTCTTGGAAGGCAAAAGAGCTATTGGTCATTTGAACGGTCTCAACATTTGTAATATGGCTGATGTGTACTTGTGGAAAGCGGAAGAAAATGGGAAAATTAAGTCAAGTGCAATTTGGAATGTTATTAGGGAAAGAGGTCAAATTGTAAGTTGGGCTTCACTTGTGTGGTCCTTGAAAATCATTCCGAGACACCGATTTATTCTTTGGTTGGCTTTTCGTGGTAGACTTAGTACCCGTGATCGTATTCTTGCTTATATGGATATTCCGGACGCCAATTGTGTTCTTTCTAGTGGGTTTGCGGAGTCCATTGATCATCTTTTGGGTGGCTGTTTTTTTGCGCTAGGTCTATTTGGAATCTTTTTACTTTATTCATGGGAATTGTGA